Proteins from a single region of Hordeum vulgare subsp. vulgare chromosome 6H, MorexV3_pseudomolecules_assembly, whole genome shotgun sequence:
- the LOC123403557 gene encoding trihelix transcription factor ASR3 isoform X2, translating to MNKLTRSKPPCRTEPLTGLTLSLSSRLPQAPTASASASASMDPRGADIPCIVQALPSVDPSVTASDSPCIVQALAASPSKPQALTPAARDQPPPAFKSSRPPSPRRTRSGRAPEWTAAETLALVAAVAAVEDDGWARSVSAFQKWAIVAENIAFSDAGGAPSRRRGRAAGECKRKWEALEAEYGAVRHWEARTGGKYWRMGAAARRKAGLPAEFDAEVYGIMDALIRVDEALLGGAGGGGGDEVLASANGDGGGGGDTAEVGEEEGGGGGGDTAEVGEEEGGDAGVEEEEEDSAAEDGDRSEEEMQVDGGNANASDDLGCEMETDNEPKKSQADAWELANKLSENAEHIHMILSGEADEDGGHHNAPAYAVSPDAMETTRQKADELIKSLGGLVSYLNQFTDLVKENGIEDVVSVN from the exons ATGAATAAGCTGACTCGCTCGAAGCCTCCGTGCCGCACTGAGCCACTGACCGGACTCACTCTGTCACTCAGCTCTCGCCTCCCCCAAGCTCCAacagcctccgcctccgcctccgcctccatggATCCCCGCGGCGCCGACATCCCGTGCATCGTCCAAGCCCTACCCTCCGTCGATCCCAGCGTGACCGCCTCTGACTCGCCCTGCATCGTCCAGGCCCTAGCGGCGTCCCCTTCCAAACCCCAGGCCCTCACGCCTGCGGCCAGAGACCAGCCGCCGCCCGCCTTCAAATCCTCCAGGCCCCCGAGCCCCCGCCGCACGCGCTCCGGCCGCGCGCCCGAGTGGACTGCCGCCGAGACCCTCGCGCTCGTTGCCGCGGTCGCCGCCGTGGAAGACGACGGCTGGGCCCGCTCCGTCTCCGCCTTCCAGAAGTGGGCCATCGTCGCGGAGAACATCGCTTTCTCCGATGCCGGAGGGGCGCCCTCGAGGCGCAGGGGGAGGGCGGCTGGCGAGTGCAAGCGGAAGTGGGAGGCGCTCGAGGCGGAGTACGGGGCGGTGCGGCACTGGGAGGCGCGGACCGGGGGGAAGTACTGGCGCATGGGTGCCGCGGCCAGAAGGAAGGCCGGGCTCCCAGCGGAGTTCGACGCCGAGGTGTATGGCATCATGGACGCTCTGATCCGGGTCGATGAGGCGCTCCTTGGcggcgccgggggaggagggggcgacgAGGTCTTGGCCAGTGCTAATGGTGACGGGGGCGGTGGTGGTGATACTGCTGAGGTGGGAGAGGAagagggtggcggcggtggtggtgataCTGCTGAGGTGGGAGAGGAAGAGGGTGGCGATGCTGGggttgaagaagaggaggaggatagtgCCGCGGAGGATGGTGACCGGAGTGAGGAGGAGATGCAGGTTGACGGTGGAAATGCGAATGCTTCTGATGATTTGG GGTGTGAGATGGAGACTGACAACGAGCCAAAGAAAAGCCAAGCCGACGCATGGGAGTTGGCCAACAAGCTAAGCGAGAACGCGGAACATATTCATATGATACTAAGCGGAGAGGCTGATGAAGATGGTGGCCACCACAATGCTCCTGCCTATGCGGTCTCACCTGATGCAATGGAGACCACTCGGCAGAAAGCCGACGAGCTGATCAAATCGCTTGGTGGGCTCGTGAGCTACTTGAACCAGTTCACCGACCTGGTCAAGGAGAACGGGATCGAGGATGTCGTCAGCGTGAACTGA
- the LOC123403557 gene encoding trihelix transcription factor ASR3 isoform X1, with protein sequence MNKLTRSKPPCRTEPLTGLTLSLSSRLPQAPTASASASASMDPRGADIPCIVQALPSVDPSVTASDSPCIVQALAASPSKPQALTPAARDQPPPAFKSSRPPSPRRTRSGRAPEWTAAETLALVAAVAAVEDDGWARSVSAFQKWAIVAENIAFSDAGGAPSRRRGRAAGECKRKWEALEAEYGAVRHWEARTGGKYWRMGAAARRKAGLPAEFDAEVYGIMDALIRVDEALLGGAGGGGGDEVLASANGDGGGGGDTAEVGEEEGGGGGGDTAEVGEEEGGDAGVEEEEEDSAAEDGDRSEEEMQVDGGNANASDDLEGCEMETDNEPKKSQADAWELANKLSENAEHIHMILSGEADEDGGHHNAPAYAVSPDAMETTRQKADELIKSLGGLVSYLNQFTDLVKENGIEDVVSVN encoded by the exons ATGAATAAGCTGACTCGCTCGAAGCCTCCGTGCCGCACTGAGCCACTGACCGGACTCACTCTGTCACTCAGCTCTCGCCTCCCCCAAGCTCCAacagcctccgcctccgcctccgcctccatggATCCCCGCGGCGCCGACATCCCGTGCATCGTCCAAGCCCTACCCTCCGTCGATCCCAGCGTGACCGCCTCTGACTCGCCCTGCATCGTCCAGGCCCTAGCGGCGTCCCCTTCCAAACCCCAGGCCCTCACGCCTGCGGCCAGAGACCAGCCGCCGCCCGCCTTCAAATCCTCCAGGCCCCCGAGCCCCCGCCGCACGCGCTCCGGCCGCGCGCCCGAGTGGACTGCCGCCGAGACCCTCGCGCTCGTTGCCGCGGTCGCCGCCGTGGAAGACGACGGCTGGGCCCGCTCCGTCTCCGCCTTCCAGAAGTGGGCCATCGTCGCGGAGAACATCGCTTTCTCCGATGCCGGAGGGGCGCCCTCGAGGCGCAGGGGGAGGGCGGCTGGCGAGTGCAAGCGGAAGTGGGAGGCGCTCGAGGCGGAGTACGGGGCGGTGCGGCACTGGGAGGCGCGGACCGGGGGGAAGTACTGGCGCATGGGTGCCGCGGCCAGAAGGAAGGCCGGGCTCCCAGCGGAGTTCGACGCCGAGGTGTATGGCATCATGGACGCTCTGATCCGGGTCGATGAGGCGCTCCTTGGcggcgccgggggaggagggggcgacgAGGTCTTGGCCAGTGCTAATGGTGACGGGGGCGGTGGTGGTGATACTGCTGAGGTGGGAGAGGAagagggtggcggcggtggtggtgataCTGCTGAGGTGGGAGAGGAAGAGGGTGGCGATGCTGGggttgaagaagaggaggaggatagtgCCGCGGAGGATGGTGACCGGAGTGAGGAGGAGATGCAGGTTGACGGTGGAAATGCGAATGCTTCTGATGATTTGG AAGGGTGTGAGATGGAGACTGACAACGAGCCAAAGAAAAGCCAAGCCGACGCATGGGAGTTGGCCAACAAGCTAAGCGAGAACGCGGAACATATTCATATGATACTAAGCGGAGAGGCTGATGAAGATGGTGGCCACCACAATGCTCCTGCCTATGCGGTCTCACCTGATGCAATGGAGACCACTCGGCAGAAAGCCGACGAGCTGATCAAATCGCTTGGTGGGCTCGTGAGCTACTTGAACCAGTTCACCGACCTGGTCAAGGAGAACGGGATCGAGGATGTCGTCAGCGTGAACTGA